One part of the Aspergillus luchuensis IFO 4308 DNA, chromosome 5, nearly complete sequence genome encodes these proteins:
- a CDS encoding cell division protein ZapB, with protein sequence MGDYHELALANLVAKLKTHLLLSTHGTVHTQLFFYEFCCHRKMPKSEPRAGIRARTRQTESRSTAFDPRSIQRLEPVMRSPQQPLRSRRLPSTLPQVSGSGSRDPPSAPSLKNHEACLATVETLEREIEALQRDKETLSERVGSVESEIQELLNKQHQWRQQLPERRATQQLMDEMQHTVASWHQRLRSPAGLPEKADPAAVTTALPEMLAVPDMWNAQEDGGGAFNNDHGIEPDSGDFTQLLQF encoded by the exons ATGGGCGATTATCACGAACTTGCTTTGGCTAATCTCGTTGCTAAGCTTAAAACCCATTTGCTATTGTCAACG CACGGTACAGTACATACGCAGTTGTTCTTCTACGAGTTTTGTTGTCATCGAAAAATGCCAAAGTCAGAACCGCGGGCGGGCATCCGCGCACGCACCCGGCAGACCGAGAGTCGCAGTACCGCTTTCGACCCACGATCTATCCAAAGACTGGAGCCCGTAATGcgttctccccagcagcctctgcGGTCCCGTCGACTCCCATCCACG CTGCCACAGgtatctggttctggttctcgagaccctccttctgccCCATCGCTGAAGAATCACGAGGCATGTTTGGCTACGGTCGAAACACTGGAGCGGGAGATTGAAGCGTTGCAGAGAGACAAAGAGACCCTATCGGAGCGCGTTGGAAGCGTCGAAAGTGAGATCCAGGAATTGTTGAACAAACAGCATCAGTGGAGACAACAGCTGCCTGAGCGGCGCGCGACTCAACAGCTGATGGACgaaatgcagcataccgTTGCGAGTTGGCACCAACGGCTTCGCAGCCCGGCTGGTTTGCCAGAAAAGGCGGATCCTGCCGCCGTGACGACTGCTCTACCAGAAATGTTAGCGGTGCCGGATATGTGGAATGCTCaggaggacggagggggtGCATTTAACAACGATCATGGCATTGAACCGGACTCCGGTGACTTtacgcagcttcttcaattctaG